In the genome of Nonomuraea sp. NBC_00507, the window TACGACGAGCAATATCTTCGCGGCCGCATCACCGGAGCACTCGGCGGCATGGCGGCCGAGCAGGTCGTGTACGGCGTCATCACCACCGGCGCCGAGAACGACCTCGAACAGGTCACCATGATCGCCCGCAGCATGGTCGGCCGGTGGGGCATGTCGGAGAAGATCGGCCCGCTGACCATTCTTCCCAACGACGGTCAGCCGCCGCAGGCCTCGCCCGTCACCCTCGCCATGGTCGACGAGGAAGCGCGGCGCATCGTGGACGAGTGCTACGAACGCGCCATCCAGGTGCTCTCCGACAACCGCGACAAGCTCGAGGGCATCGTGGCCGCCCTGCTGGAGCACGAGACGCTCGACGAGGTGAGCGCGTACGCCGCCGCCGGCGTGGCCAGCCGGTCCACGGCCGCCGTCCAGCAATAGTTTTTCCGAGAATTAGCGCAAGACGGGCATTGACTCGATGGTGTCTCGGGAAGCTCTCCCCCGACGAGGATCGGGGGAGAGCGGTGACGCTGCACGACGAGCTTCTCGAGCAGCTCGGAGAGCCGGGTGTTGAACAGGTCGCCGGAATGCTCGGCACCGGCCCGGCCCAGGCCCGCGACGTCGTCCAGGCCGTGAGCGGCATCATCGTCGGCGGCCTTGCCCGCAACGCCCAGCACCCGGACGGCGCCGAGGCGCTGCGCGGGGCGTTGGAAGACCACGTGGACGCCGACCCGTTCAACGGCGACGTGGCCTCGCTGACCCGAGACGGGCACGGCATCCTCGGGCACGTCCTCGGCGGCCAGGGCACCGAGCAGGCCGCGGCCGGGTTGGCGCGGCTCGCCGGGATCGACACCGGCGCCGTCATGAAGCTGCTGCCGCTCATCGCCCCCATGGTGATGTTCCTGCTGGCCGACCGGGCGGCGCGCCACGACATGGACGCCAGGGACGTGGCCCGCGAGCTGGAGCGGGAGCGGGCGGCGGTGCCCGGCGGCCTGGGGGAGGCGCTCGACGGGCTGCTATCGAACATCTTCGGCAGCGCCGTGCCGGGCTGGCCGTACGTGGGAAGGGAGCTCGCGACGGACATGTCGTACGGGGCGTACGGCGAACTGGAGCCGGGACCCTCGCGCGAGCCGGAGCAGGGGCACCCCACCCCGGGCAGGTCGAACTCCGACTGGTGAGGGCCGGTAGGCTAGTGCGGTGATCGTTCTGGCCTCAGCTTCCGCCGCCCGCCTGGCCCTCCTGCGCAGTGCCGGCCTCGACCCCAAAGTGATCGTCAGCGGGGTCGACGAGGACGCCTACACCGCGCACAGCCCTGCCGCGCTCAGCCTGATGCTGGCCAAGGCGAAGGCGGAGGCCGTGGCGAGCGGGCTCGACGAGGGGCTGGTCATCGGCTGCGACTCGATCCTCGAGCTCGACGGCCGCCCCTACGGCAAGCCGGCCTCCGAGGAGGAGGTCGTGCAGCGGTGGCGGCTGATGCGTGGCCGCACCGGCCGCCTCGTGACGGGCCACTGCCTGATCGACGTCGCGACCGGGCGGCAGGTCGCGGAGGTGGCCAGCACCGTGGTCCGCTTCGGCCAGCCGTCCGACGAGGAGATCGCCGCTTACGCCGCCACCGGCGAGCCGCTCAACCTGGCCGGGGCGTTCAGCATCGAAGGGCGCGGGGGGTGGTTCGTCGAGGGCATCGAGGGCGACCACGGCAACGTGCTCGGCATCTCGTTGCCGCTGCTTCGTGACCTGTTCGCGGAGCTGGGCTACGCGGTGACCGCCTTCTGGCGTTAGCGTCTGCGATTCTCTGTGTTGTCTGAGGATCTCAGGCAATCCGGGTGGGCGTGGCGCGTGGCGGCCATCTGCGTACGTTCCGAGGGGGAGTACGGGGGTGGCTGCGACACGGTGGAAGCCGGACCGGTGATGAGGGTCGCGTATAGGCCCTGTGCGTCCCGCTGGTGGGCGGGTTGTCTGGGGTGCCTGGCCCGCCGGACGCTGTCCCGTCCCGGGGGTGCCGGGGGCGGGGGCGGGCACCGTGCGCCGGTCGGGCACACGGCTGAACGTCATGTGATGGGTCGTGGCAGGGCGGTTGGCCTGCCGTCGTTTTGGGGTCGGCCGGTCCTTGTTGCGGGACCGGGCTTGCGGGCGGGGATGCATATCGGTGCGGGTGCGCCGGGCCCGCCGCGCCGCCCGGGTGGGCTTTTTCCTGCGGCGCGCGCGGGCAACGTTCCCTTCCACGATCGTGTGGATGGTGCGAGCGCCGGTGCTGGGGTCGGTGCGGGTGTGCTGTTGGGCGAGCAGCCCGCGGGCTGCGATCCGCTCTGCCGCGGCGTGATCCCGGTCGCACGACAGCCCGCAGGCGGGGCAGTAGGCCCATTTCCAGCCGCGCTCGCCTAGCCGGTCGGGCGCGGGAACATGGCGCAGCACGCTGGCCCCTTCGCCGCAGCGGGGGCAGTAGCGGGAGGTGCCCCGAGCGGGCACCGTCACCACCGCGATGCCGTCCTTGGCGGCCAGATACCGGATGGCCTCGATCACCGTGCCGCGCACCTGCCCCGACAGCGCGGCGTTGCCAGATCGGATCCCGCGTGCCTCGAGCGTGGCCAGATCTTCCAGGTAGATCACTGTTGCGCCGAGCGCGCTGGCCTGGTCGACCGCCCACCGGGCTGCCGACCAGGCCAGCGCCTTGTTCAGGTGCCGGATCCGGGCGCACACCCGCTCATGCTCGACCGCCAGCACCTGATGCCGACGCTCCAGCGCCGCACGCCGGGCATCACCGGCACTGCCACCGGACAGGAGCGCCGCGCAGTGGTCGCGTTTGGCGGCCAGGTGTTCGCGCAGGCCGCGCAGCCGGTGCAGCTTGGCCGAGATCGCGGTGGCGTCGTAGCGCAGCATCCGCCCATCAGCGCACACCCGGCCATCGTAGAGCCGGGCGATGGCGCCGGTCAGTAGCGTGTTCAACCCCCAGTCCAGGCCCAGCGCCACGGTGTGCCCGGTGGCCGCGGCGGCAGGGACCGGCATCTGGAACGGCAGATCGATGCGCACCTTGCCGACGGCCACACGCACCGTGGGAGTGCACAATTTCGCCTCACCGGGGACGGTGGGAGGCAGCGTGAACGCGATGGCATGCCACGCCCAATCCTTGCGGGATGCGGGCGAGGCGGTCAGCGGCAGCTGAACCCGCAACACCGCGCCGGGAGCCTCGGCAGCGCCAGTGCGGCTCAGGGTGACCAACTGCCGGTCGGCCGCCGCCAGCACCGCCTGCGCGGCTACCTGGGGCGGCTCCTCTACCTCGGTGATGTCGCCCGGCAACACGCCCTCGCGCGCCAGCACGGCGCGGACCTGGCGGGTACGGTTCCGGATCTCCGCGGCGGTAACCCCTGCTGGCAGCGCCGCCCGCAACGCCTTCCACTCCACCTCCGTGCGCCGCCGCGGGTTCTCCGGCCAGGTGGCAAGGATTGCCGCCACGATGTCCCGCCGATGCAGCGCCGCCCGCAGCATGCGGGCAGCCTGCTCCTCGGCACACCGCCGCACCCGGTCTGACGCATACACCCCACCATCCGCCACTGCGCCGGTTACCCCGCCGCCGGTCACTGGGGCGGTACACCCCCAGTCCAGCCTGCGCAGCGCCATCCACCCCTTGGCCGGCAACACCCGCCCGTCCAGCCCGACACCGGCGGCCAACAGGTCCAGATCCCGCGCATTCCACCGGTCGGCGACGATCCCGGCGGTCATGGCCTGGGTCAGCGCGGCCAGCCAGGCCACTCGTTCGGCCAGCACCGGCCCGGCCACCACCTGCCCGGTTGCCTCCAGCACGGCCCGATGCCCGGTACAGGTCGCGGTCGCGACAATCGTCGCCATGCGCACCCGCCCCTCCCCCCGCGCCGAACCCGTCATATCAATGCGCGCACGTCACGCTACAGAGCGCCACCGACAATTTCCGCCACCTCGCCACCCGAAATCCAGGCCAAGGAAGCCTCACAGGGATCCGAAAACACACCCCCACCCGCGCTCGCCTAGCCAATCAGGACCAAGGTATATACCCTGCCGGGCATGCGATCACTGCGTGACTTCACCTCTGGCGTCGGGTTCTTCCTCCAGGGGTTCGGGTGGGTGGCCAGGAATGGGCGGTGGTGGGCCTTCGGGCTGATCCCGGCGCTGATCGCGTTCTCCGTGTACGCAGTGGCGCTGATCTTCCTCGGCACCAACGCCAGTGATCTGGCTGCGTTCGTGACGCCGTTCGCGGACTCGTGGAGCTGGCGTGAGGTGTTCCGCGCGCTGGTGGGGATTATGTTGTTCCTCGGAGGGCTGGCGCTGGCGGTGGTGACGTTCGCGGCGGTCACCCTGGCGATCGGGGAGCCGTTCTACGAGAAGTTGTCATCGGCGGTGGACGCGCTCGAGCACGAGACCGAGCAGCCGTTCTGGCGTACGCTGCCGCGCTCGATTAGGGACAGCCTGGTGACGCTGTTCTATGTGCTGCTGTTCACGGTGCCGCTGTTCATCCTGGGCTTCGTGCCCGTCATCGGGCAGACTGTGGTGCCGGTGCTGGGGGCCGCTGTGTCAGGATTTTTCCTGACAGTTGAGCTCACCACGCTTGCTCTGGAGCGGCGGGGCATGGTCCGCAAGCAGCGGTTCGCGCTGCTGCGTGCCAACAAGGCGAGTGCTCTGGGGTTCGGCGTGGCGGTGTTCCTGCTGTTCCTGGTGCCATTCGTCGCAGTGATCGCGATGCCGGCCGCGGTAGCGGGCGCCGCGCTCCTCGTACGCGACCGGCTGGTTCCCGCCCAGTCCGGACCCCACGGACCTGCCACTCCCGCGTAACGGTCGGCGGGCGGCAACGTTGACCGGGACGGCGTTGTCCACAGGCCAGGGCGGGAAGAGCACTCTCATCCCCAGAACCGCGTTCGCGCCCGCGCCGTTACCCGTCCGCCCGGCACCCTTACCGTCCATGACGACCAACACCTCCCCGTCCGCCTCCTCTGCTTCCCCGTCCTTTTCCGGGTCGTGCCTCACCCTCACCAGCCCCGCCGACATCCTGGCCGCCGTCCCCTACCTTGTCGGCTTCCACCCGAGCGACAGCCTCGTCATCATCGGGCTCGACCGCGGCCAGGCCAAGATGGTGGTCAGGTGGGGTCTGCCGCTCCCACCGGACGCGCTCGCCCCACTGCCGCCCCTGCTCGACCGAGAGGGCGTCACCCAGGTCGTCATCATCGGCTACGGCGCAGGAGACGTGGTCACGCCCGTAGTGGACGAGGCCAGGCTCCTGGCGGCCAAGGCCGAGGTCCACGTTGGTGAGGCACTGCGGGCCCATGAGGGCCGCTACTGGTCATACGTCTGCGATCTGCCGGCGTGCTGCCCGGCGGAGGGCACGCCCTACGACCCTTCGACGAGCCAGATCGCAGCCGAGGCGACTGTGCGGGGTCTGGTCGCCCTTCCTGACCGCGAGGCCCTGGAGCGCACCGTAGCGCCCGTCACGGGCCCCGTACGGATGGCGATGCGCCGCGCCACGGCCGACGCGATCGCGGAGCTCAGGTCCAGACTGGCGGCCGGCGCGGACCTCGACGCCTTCGCCCGGCACTACGTGGCGGAAGGGCTGGCACGCGTCCGATCGGCGCTGACCACGCACGCCGAGGGCGGCCGACTGCGCGACGAGGAAGCGGCGAGGCTGGGCCTCGACCTCGCGATCACCAGGGTTCGCGACGAGGCGTGGACGCTCATGCGCGATTCCCATGCCTCGCTGTGGAAAGACCTGACCCGCAGGCTCGAGCCCCGTTTCATCCCGCCTGCCGCGTCCCTGCTGGCCATGGCGGCCTGGCGGGCGGGAAACAGCGTGCAGGCCACCATCGCCCTCGAACGCGCTCTGACCATCGACCCCGCCTACTCGATGGCGAATCTCCTCATGCACGCGGTCCAAAACCTGCTGTCCCCGGCCATCATGCGAGACCGCATGCCCACCCCTGCCGAGCTCGACGCGGCCATGGGCCGCGCGCACGCAGGCTGGCTCCTCCCACTGGTCAACCTCCTGGACGAGGAAGACCCGCCCATCCCACCCGAATGACCCACACCTCTCGACCCCCCACGGTCCGTCAGTCTGGACCGTCGTAGGGTTCGTGACCCTTCTTGCTCGGAAGCGTGCTGTCAAGTGCTCAATCAGCAAGCTGGTCACAGCGTGATGATCGTGCTTGGTCTGGAACTCGGCATCGCGATATCGGCAGAACAGGGTTCACACAGGTAAGAATCTTCCTGAAGATGTAATTCCGCTGCTGAGATTCGAGGCTCCGCGAAGCTGCAAGGCTACGGGGGTTGGGGTCTACGCCCAGCCACGCGGCGCGACGAAGGCCGGGGTCCTGCACCTCGTCGCACACGGTCGTCTTCTTGAGGGACGCGACGAGATACTCGTACACGCACCATCCGTGGGTGAGAAACCCGGGGCGATTTAGAGCACCGCACCACCAGCAGGATGCCTGAGACCAGACCATGTGCTCGAGCTGTGAACCTACAGGTCACCCCTGACGACCGAAATCGCCGCACCCCACAGGACGACGAGTTCGCTGATCCAGGGCCGGGCTGGTGCCGGGAGGGGGAAAAGGCTAGGGCGGAACGATGCGCCGAGGTGAGCCGCGCCTTTCGTACCGATGTCAGTCTGTGGGCCCCAGCCCGGCGATGCGTTGCTCACGCACGTCCTGCAGGGCCCGCAGGTAGCCGATCTCCAAGGCCCGACAGATCAGGTTATTCATCTCAGCAGAGCCGTCGAGTCGTCCCCAACTGGAGAACTCGTTGGACACCGCCTCATCGGCCGACCGCTCGAGGCCGGCATCACCAGAACGTGGCCCGTCGTAACGGACACGGCCGATGAACTCGCTCCATTCCTCCAACTCGGCACGCGCGCCATCATCGTTGCTCATACCGGCCATCGTGACCCACGATCACTCTCTTCGTGAGCCCTCCGGCCTGCTCGGCAATGAAGCATTCCTCCTCGAGGAGGCAGTGGCTGAGAGGATCGAACATTGTCTCGCCGGCTCCTGCGTGAGGACCAAGCTGGAGCTGCCGACTTTGATCGCCGGCTTCCAGGTCCAGCCCAGATCGCCTTACCGTGTTCGACCAGGCACGATGTCTGCCACAGGAACGGCCCGATCATCGCGAGTTGGCTTGGAACAAATGAGCCACAGTCAGGACCTCCCGCCGCTGAAGCCGCGATTACCCCATCGCCGGGGAATCGCTACCTTGTGGCGCTCAGTCACCTGCTCCCTCATCGAGCCGCCTACCATCCACACTGGTGTCGAGAAGGTAGGCCCCGGCATCGTGCAGGGTGATGCCATAGCCAGGCGTCTGGCCAGGAGGCGACCACTCGTTTGTCGCGCTGATCGCCTTAAAGCGGGTGTCGCGGGTCGGGCCGTCGCCAACGAGGTGGCCGCGCAGATGGCCGTCACGGTCGTACACGGCCCACCGGCCGGCGCCCACCTGCGGCATGGCGACCGGGTTGTCCTTGAGCCACTGCGCGTTGGCCGCGTGATCGGGCCCCTCGTCGGCCCCCTTCGGCTGGGAGTGGCCGCCTGTGGCATGATCTTCGGTGTTGCGAGCACTACTCATGTTGCGTCTCGCTCTCTGATTGTGGCTGTTGCCTCCGAGACATCGGAGAAGCACTTTCAGCCTCGGAACACAAGGTATGGCACAGATCGCACTCAGCCCGACACCGTCGGGATGCGCCTCCAGGAGCTTGATCCGACTCGAGCTACCCCAGGGGGCATCAGATGCGAGGTCAGTCCCGGACAGGAGCTGGGACGCACAGCCATTCCGATGTTCGGTCGGCCGGCCCGCCGCGAGCGACGAACACGTCCGCCTGCCCTCCGCCGCCTGCGCGGAGCTGGCGGGGCCGCACTCGCGGCGGCGGTGCCGGGCGATGATCGCGAAGTGCGCGGCCACCGTGGCCAGGCCGGCGTGGCGAGCGGGGTTGTCGAGCTCATGGTCGTTTCCTCTCTTGGCAGAGCATTGGAGGAAGGCGCGGAGGAGCGCGCCTCGGCGACGGGACGTCCCGGATCCGCGTCGAGAGATCGGGCCGTGTCCTTCTTCATCGGAAGTCGGTGACCGCCTGGAACGGCAGCACGGCGCGGGGTCAGGTGGCGGCGGGCCGTGCGGGCACGAGATCGGCGACGCGGCCGCCCTCGTTCTCCCATGCGGCTGAGCCGTCGCGGCCGGGTATGCCCTCGTCCGGAGCCGCAGGGTGGAGGATGTCAGCAGGACGGACGCCGACCGTGCCTGCGGTGGCAAGCGTGAGGGCTGCCGCGGCCGGATCGTTTGCGGTGCCGGGGGGAATGACCAGCAGACTGATGGGCGCGGTTCCCGCGATGCTCAGGGTGATCAAGTGCGGGTCCGCGCTGCGGAACCAGCCCACTCTGACGTGGCGACCGCGGGCCGGGATGCGGCGTGGGATGTGATCCCACGCGTCCTGATACAGGCCCACACGCAGGACGGCCCTGCCGAGCCGCTGGTCGACGGCGGAGATGAGGGTGGGCAGTTCGGCGGCGGCGTCGCGGGTGCGGGGCCACCACGCCCCGTCGACGGTGCCTCTCCGGTCAATGAGGGGGTTCAGGCTGAGCCTGGGCGCGGAATGGGCCGTGGGGGCGTCAGCGGTAACGGGGTTTGACGATGTGGACGGGGAGAGAAGCGTTGTCATCATCGTTGCCTGGCCTGTCAGGCCCTCACCATGGGCCGAAAGCGGTCTATCGCCGCGGGCGACGCTAACCTGAATGCCAACGCACGAAATGTCCTCGGTTTTTTATCGTACCTCGTTTCGCAAGGAAAGGAGATGCATTAAGTGGCCACTGGCGAAAATCGGTGCCGTTATCGATTGCGGTGATAACCAGGTCGGCGGTTGCTTGTTTCCTGTTATCGGTCCGGAAGAGCACCCTTGGGCCAGGGCCGCGTTGCGGCCGTAAACGCCGGCCGGGCATGGTGCCCGGCGACGGCGGGTCCACGACTCTCCGGGACGGACACCCGAGAGCCGCTGAAGGGAAACACTGTGAGTCTGACAAGGAAGATCAAGTCCAATACGCGGGCCGCCCAGGGTTGGATCATGCTCTACTTCGGCCGCGCCACCGGAAACCAGCACCTGGCGTCGAAAGGCGTGGCCAGCCGACCTAGAAATAATCTGGGGCAGCGCAGCGGAAGGATCAAAGGCATGTTCAAGCGTTGACCGCGGCCACCATCAACGACATCGACGGCAAGCGCCCAATGCGCCCGCCGGCGGGTCGGCACATTCCCGCTTCGAGCGATGGCAAATAGATCGTGCAAATCTGGAGGAGCCATGAATCGTGTCATTGTCGTGGGCACCGACGGTTCGGCCGCCGCGACCGCAGCCGTCGAGTGGGCGGCCGACGCCTCCGCGCGCGGAGGCCCGGCTGCGGATCGTGCACGCCGTGGACCGTTCACCGTACGAGATCGCGAAGTTCTCCAACGCGGGTCCGGGCGATGCCGTCGCCCTCAGCGCGGAGAGCGTGCTGGCCGACGCCGAGGCGGTCGCACGCAAGCGACAGCCCTGCATCGAGGTCGCCGGCGAGCTGTTTCAGGGCTCCGCAGCGGCGGTGTTGCGGACTCACGCCGGCAAAAGCCGCCGAGATCGTGATCGGCGGCAGAGGCATTGGCGGTTTCCCCGGGGCCGTGCTGGGCTCGGTGAGCGCTCACGTAGCCGGACATGCGCACGGCCCGGTGGTCGTCGTCCGCTCCAATCCCGACACCGCCTACGGGGAGATCGTCATCGGGCTCGACGACTATCACGCCGGCGAACCAGCCCTCGCCTACGCTTTCGAGCAGGCGATACTCCGCGCGAGCACACTACGCGCCGTCTACACGTGGCAACCACCGGCGCACGCCCACATCCCCGCAAGCGCCCATGACCTGGAGGAGATCCACGCTGTCCAGTGCCGGATCGCGGCAGGTGTCCTCCTGGGGGGCAGCAATATCCGCAGGTTCAGGTGATCGAGGACGTCCAGCGCGCCCACCCTGTCGACGCTCTCGCCAGCGTTTCCGCTATGGCGGATCTGGTCGTCATGGGCTCCCAGGGCCGAGGGGCGATCGGCACCGTGATGCTTGGATCCGTTACCCTCGGCGTTCTGCACCACGCGCGCAGCTCCGTCGCGGTGGTACGGCCATAAGGGCTTCCTGCTCGCCCTGGCTGTAGATGTGATATCCGAGCCGGCGGCCGTCGGGGTGAATCAGTCGGCAGGATCGCTGTTGAGCAGCGGCTCGGACAGCACCAGCGGTGCGTCGGACTGGATCGCAAGGCCGAAAACGAGCTTGTCGGACGGTGGTGGCAGCCTGCTCTTGGCGTCATTGCCGCGCCTCAGCACGGACTCAGGCGGGAGCGGCGGCAGGTCGGCGGTTTCATCGAGGCGTTCGTCG includes:
- a CDS encoding DUF937 domain-containing protein; this encodes MTLHDELLEQLGEPGVEQVAGMLGTGPAQARDVVQAVSGIIVGGLARNAQHPDGAEALRGALEDHVDADPFNGDVASLTRDGHGILGHVLGGQGTEQAAAGLARLAGIDTGAVMKLLPLIAPMVMFLLADRAARHDMDARDVARELERERAAVPGGLGEALDGLLSNIFGSAVPGWPYVGRELATDMSYGAYGELEPGPSREPEQGHPTPGRSNSDW
- a CDS encoding nucleoside triphosphate pyrophosphatase; the protein is MIVLASASAARLALLRSAGLDPKVIVSGVDEDAYTAHSPAALSLMLAKAKAEAVASGLDEGLVIGCDSILELDGRPYGKPASEEEVVQRWRLMRGRTGRLVTGHCLIDVATGRQVAEVASTVVRFGQPSDEEIAAYAATGEPLNLAGAFSIEGRGGWFVEGIEGDHGNVLGISLPLLRDLFAELGYAVTAFWR
- a CDS encoding EI24 domain-containing protein; this encodes MRSLRDFTSGVGFFLQGFGWVARNGRWWAFGLIPALIAFSVYAVALIFLGTNASDLAAFVTPFADSWSWREVFRALVGIMLFLGGLALAVVTFAAVTLAIGEPFYEKLSSAVDALEHETEQPFWRTLPRSIRDSLVTLFYVLLFTVPLFILGFVPVIGQTVVPVLGAAVSGFFLTVELTTLALERRGMVRKQRFALLRANKASALGFGVAVFLLFLVPFVAVIAMPAAVAGAALLVRDRLVPAQSGPHGPATPA
- a CDS encoding DUF4192 domain-containing protein, coding for MTTNTSPSASSASPSFSGSCLTLTSPADILAAVPYLVGFHPSDSLVIIGLDRGQAKMVVRWGLPLPPDALAPLPPLLDREGVTQVVIIGYGAGDVVTPVVDEARLLAAKAEVHVGEALRAHEGRYWSYVCDLPACCPAEGTPYDPSTSQIAAEATVRGLVALPDREALERTVAPVTGPVRMAMRRATADAIAELRSRLAAGADLDAFARHYVAEGLARVRSALTTHAEGGRLRDEEAARLGLDLAITRVRDEAWTLMRDSHASLWKDLTRRLEPRFIPPAASLLAMAAWRAGNSVQATIALERALTIDPAYSMANLLMHAVQNLLSPAIMRDRMPTPAELDAAMGRAHAGWLLPLVNLLDEEDPPIPPE
- a CDS encoding DUF5994 family protein, producing MTTLLSPSTSSNPVTADAPTAHSAPRLSLNPLIDRRGTVDGAWWPRTRDAAAELPTLISAVDQRLGRAVLRVGLYQDAWDHIPRRIPARGRHVRVGWFRSADPHLITLSIAGTAPISLLVIPPGTANDPAAAALTLATAGTVGVRPADILHPAAPDEGIPGRDGSAAWENEGGRVADLVPARPAAT
- a CDS encoding universal stress protein, translated to MIEDVQRAHPVDALASVSAMADLVVMGSQGRGAIGTVMLGSVTLGVLHHARSSVAVVRP